In Elusimicrobiota bacterium, the DNA window TATCTAGCCCTCGCCCATAGCCCTGATATGCTATTGTAGCGTCAAAAAACCTATCGCAAATGATGATACTTTTTGATTTTATTGCGGGCAATATTGTCCTTTTAACGTGTTCTGCCCGGCCCGACTCATATAAAAAAAGTTCAGCCAAAGGGGAAATCTGATTTTTTGGATTAAGCAAAATATTTCTTATATATTCTGCAAACTTTGTGCCGCCGGGCTCGCGGGTGTAAACGACTTTATGGCCATTTTTTTTCAAATAGTCGTAAATGAGCTTAGACTGCGTGCTTTTTCCGCAGCCGTCAATTCCTTCAAATGTGATAAAAATTCCTTTTTTCATTTTTAACCCAGATTTTTCAATAGAAAAATCTGCACGCAGTGCCGCACCATTGAAAAATGCTGAAAAATGAAGCACTTTAAAAGAGTGTAAGCTGGAAACCCCTGCAAACATTTAATTGAACAAGTTATAAATGGTGCGGGGTTAACCCAGCTCGTCGGTGACGGGCTGCCCCTTCAGGACAAATTTTGCAATCTGTTGCAAAATTTGGGTTTAATATAAATTTGAACGAGTAATTCTAACAAAAAAAGCATATAGTGTCAAAAACAGAAACGACGGAATCAAAGTATTAAGAACTGGATAACTGGTGAGACAGAACTTTAGGGATTGGAAGTTGTGAATATGAGCAGTTGCTGAAAGCCGAGCGATGAAGGTTGACAGCTCAAATACGATATTGACAAAACGGTAATGTAGTTATATAATCAAAATGCTTTTGAACAACAAAGAAATAACAGGGAGGGAGATTATGGATAAGAAATTAAGTGCAATATTACTATCATTAGTATTTTTTGCAATGTTTTTCTTAACCGGTTGCGGCGATAACAATATTTTCGGATGGTCGCATAAAACTGGGTCAGGTTCCAATGTAAGCTCGCTGTCTTCGGATGCATATTCTGCTCTGCAGAATAAAGATTATGCAAAAGCGCTTGAATATTACTCCAAAATTCTGGAGTCAGAGCCCGGAAACTCAGAAGCGATATACGGTTATTCGGCTGCTAAACTCGGCGATGCCGGGTTAGATATATCAAGTTTGGTTGCAAATCTCATTCAACAACAAAGCGCTCCCTCTGCCGCCCCTTCAAGACTTTCTCCCGCAATTGCAGAATTAGCGAAAGCACCGTATTTTTCTTCTTCTGCTTCAATGCTTCCTGATACGATAATGCAAAAGATTGATAAAATTTCGGCGGCGGTTAATGATATACTGTCAAACAAATATCTTCTGAAAATCATAAAAGGCCAGGGTGATGGAAGCGTCAGCCCGGACAATCCGGATTTGAATATCAATATAGCTTTTTGCCTTGTTTTGCGTGCAGCAATTACCGCTCATAATTCGGGCATAGATTTTCAAAATGACTATTCTCAAAGCGGTGCTGGGGACACTTCTGAAATGCGTTCCGCTGCGAAGGATCTGGTAAGCGCGTATCATAGGTTATTAGTTGTTATCGCAAAGCTTAACCTTTCTTCAGATGCAGCTATTGCCAATATACAGTCAGACATAAAATCTTTGTTCAACAGCTTGCCTGTGACCACAATAGATTTGAATTATGATTATTATTTAAATTCATAAATAATGGGAGAAAGAAATGGAAAAATTTAGGTTTTTATCTGCAATATTATTGTCAGTGCTGATTTTAACTCCTTCTTTTGCTTTAGCAAAAGAAGACCCGGTCTTTATTAGAGGTGTACGGCCTTTAGCTATGGGCGGCGCTTTTGTGGCTTTAGCTGATGACAAAAATGCGTTTTTCTACAATCCTGCCGGTATAACCCAAAGAACGGGAAGCGAATTCACACTTTTTGAACTGCCTGTAAGCATTACTAATGATTCTCTGAATTTTTATCAATATTATAACGACAATAAAGATAAACTTGAGAATTTTGATAAGTTAAATATCATCGACAAAAATCAGGTAATTACTGATATTAACAACAAAATTACAAAATATAAAACTAGAATCACGCTGGGATTTCCAAACTTTAGTTACCTTACTCCCGGTAAAAAGTTTCTTTCCTGGGGTATAGGAGTTTTTGACGAGGCTAATGTTGGTTTTCAGTTCAGGTCGGGTATTCTTATTCCGAATTTAAATTATTGGGGAAAAGCCGATGTAATCGGCGCGGTTCCTCTCGCGCACCGGTTTGATTCTCTTCCTTACAACATACCCGGAAAAATATCTGTCGGCGCAAATGTTAAATATATTATGAGGGGAAAAATAGACGAGACAAAATCTGTGCTTGAACTGGACAATATTAGTCCGCAGCTTCAAATGGGAAATGGCATGGGTTTTGATATAGGAACCCTTTATCAGCCGAACTCGCGATGGAATTTCGGCCTGCAGATAACGGATCTGGGAGGAACAACTTTAAAGTATGATGCGGTTAATACAACTGATCCCGGGAAACTCAGTAAGCCTGCATATAACAGCATGATAAATTCCGAATGGAACATGGGTACAGCTTTTATCCCTTCAAAAATATATTACTGGCCGAAAAAATATATAAATACCAAGGATAGAATTTTGTTGCTGGCCGATGTAAGAGATATTTTAAGTTCAGAGGAAAGAGTGGTATCGGATTATTTCTGGAAAAAACTTCATCTTGGCGCTGAATTCAGATGGGGCCCGTTATCTTTACGGGGAGGCTTTAATTCCGGATATCCTACATTAGGCTTGGGCGCAAGAATACCTTATTTAGGATTGAGGGCAGATTATGCTTATTGGACTGATGAATTAGGAGCATATGCGGGCCAAATTGCAGAAACAAATCATAGAATATCTATTGCTTTAAGCTGGGGTGATTCAAAAGGCCGCGCTTACGGAAAAGATGTGAAAGCAGAACAGGAACAGCAAAAAGCTGCAGCGGTGGAACCCAAAAAAGAGGAAATTAAACCAAATCTTGCTTCAGGAACAACTGCTCAAGCCGTAGTCCCTTCCTTTGAACAGGCTGTTTCTACCTCAACTGTGCTTGTAACCAACATATCTACAACTACCGTTAAGGTTATTGCAGAGCCGGTCAAAACTGTTGTTTCTTCTACGGAAACAGTTAAGACGAAACCGGCAGAGGTAATAAAAACTGATGAACCGACACAAAAAGCAGCTGCATCTGCGGCTACTGCTCCGGTTAAAAAGTCAGTTTCTCCAAATAAAAAAGCGCCTATAAAGAACAAATTTGTGCCGCAAAAATGAAGCTCCACGGGCAAGCCCGTGGTATCTCAAAGATAACGGGATTCGCTCCCCGCTTGCTCGTGGAGCGTCCGCCGCGGCGGACCGCACCAAAGACCATTTCCGCCCAAGGCGCCGCGCCTGCCGGCGGGCGAGATCTGCCTCAGGCATGACATCCACGGGTAAACCCGTGGTTTTTGGTGCGTGGATAAATTTTAAGTGATTTTTTATGAAGCGGGTTTGTCTTTCTATTGTTAAGCAAGGAAAGTAACAAATCCGCTTCTTTTTTGACAAACTTGCATTATTCCGCCCAGCTTGCTGGGCTTTTACCGAAATATTCCTTCTCCCCATGAGGGAGAAGGCGAGGATGAGGGGGCTAAAATAACTTTCACCCTCACCTCAATCTCTCGGAGCCATAGGCTCCTATGAGCCGAGGCCTCTCCCATCAATGGAGAGGAAGAAAATAACCTATACGTCTGATACCCCGCCTGTGGCGGGGCGGACTGGGTGGAGGTTAATTTTAAAATATGAAAAAATATTTTATAGTATTATTGTTTTTCGTTATTTTTCTTTCAGCAGATTTTCTTTTTGCCGCGCCTCCGATAAATTGGGAATGGAGAAAAGAAAACCCTAATATTGCAAACACTGAAAGGACAATGACGGCAGAGCAATTGAAGTCTCTTGAAAAAGTTGGCGCCGTGAGAGCCCCCGGAAAACTTGGGTTAACACCTCCAACAACAAAGCAAATCATTGTTGTGAGGGTTCAGTTTTCGGATAAGTTTTTTCTTAAGGACATGGCAGCCGGAAAAACCGATGCTGAAGTTTTTTTTCAACAAATGAGAGACTATTTTGGCGAAAATTCTTATACACTTTTTACGGCTTCTGCGACCGTCAGCGCAAGCACCTATACTCTTTCTGCAATCAGTAATTATAACCATGAAACCGACGCAGATTATCAAAGACTTTTAACGGATACGGTTAATATTTCATCGGGAGATATTAACTATGCCCTATATGATCATATTATGATTTTTCATGCCGGACAAGGACAAGAAATGCATGGCACATCTGAAGATATATGGTCGGCTTTTTATCCAATGAACTTTTCGGTAAACGGTAAATCGTTTAACGGTTTTACTGTTGTTCCTGAACTTGCCCCCGTTGGGACAAGCCCTCTAGGAGTTATCTGCCATGAGTACGGCCACCAGCTTGGACTGCCGGATATTTACGATACTTCAGTTTTGGGCGGAAAAAGCGTTTGCGGCACATGGACTTTGATGGATTATCCATACGGTGTAGATAATACGGGAATCAATCCTCCTCATCTTGACCCCTGGTGTAAAAATTATCTGGGATTTCTTGATTTGTCGTCTCGTATCGGATCTACGGCAAACAGCGCTTTAACCTGGAATTCTATTGAAACATCACAACCGCTGGGTTTTTACAAATTGCCTATTGAAGTTGCATCCTCTTCAGAATATTTTGTTGCTGAATACAGAAATACCACCGCAGCGGGAGCGGTATATGATAAGAAAATACCCGGGACAGGCCTTGTTATATGGCATATAGACGATGCTATTGCTTCAAATACTACACGCCTGTCAAATAACGATATAAATTCCGGGAAACCTCACTTGGGGATTGATCTTGTTGAGGCTAACGGAAGTTTTGTTGCGCCGGGGCAGGCTTCAAATGCCTTTGTTTCAGGAGATAATTTTACTACTCCTTTGTCTAACAGTTTTGAGGGGATTGAATCGGGTATTTCAATTGCGGGGATTTTGATTACCGGCGGATCTGCAAGCGGAACTCTGGCAATGATATCGGCTGAGTCGGGACTAAACTTAAAAAAACTTATTAACTATCCTAATCCCGCGGGGATAGGGTATTCTCATCCGAGGAGCTCCCTTGGCATAATTACAACAATCGTACTAAAAGCTTCGCGCCCTCCGCGGGAACTGGAGTTGACTTTATATGATCTTGCGGGCGAGAAAATAAAATCTGTAACTAAAGACAAAATAGCATTGAAAGTTGATAAATCAAAAGATTATAACTGGTTTTATGAGTACGATTGGGACGGAAAAAATGAAGACGGGAAAAACGTTGCTCCGGGGATATATTTATACCGCATAAAAGCTGATAATGAAACAAGTGTCGGAAAACTCGCTATTGTCCGTTGATTTCAGTAATTAGAAATTAGTAATTGGTAATTAGATAACATCAAAGGATTTTCTTGCATTTGCCTGGTATCTACATACCAATTACTAATCACCAATCACAAATTACTAATCACTGTCACTTCCGCACCTTACTCAGCAAATAAAATCCTACTAATCCAAAGATTATGTTTGAAAGCCAAGCAGCAATAAATGGGGAAATAACCTTATTCTGCCCCATAGATTGGCCTACCGCCTGAAATGCCCAATAAATAAATCCAAAAATCAGCGCAAAAATAAAACTCAAGATTTTTCCAAATCTTTTTGAAACAGAAACTGCAAAAGGAATTCCGATTAACATTGCAATCAGATAGCTGAATATGGATGAAAACCTTAGATTAAACTGGATTCGTTCATTTTCTGACGGAATGCCGAGAGTTTCCAGCTGCCTTATATAATTTTTGTAATAGCGGGTAGTTTTCTGTTCTGGGCGGATATCATCCAAAACAAAATCTTCGGGTTTTACATAAAGGACTAGAATCTTTTCCTGAAAATAATTTTCATTGAAACCGCCTTCTTTGAAAATCCTTTCTACACCGTTGGAAAAATACCACTGCCTATTTTTGTAATACGCTGATTCAAAAACAATCTGTTTTATTAAATTGAATTGCGGATCAAAAAAATCTATTACTCCCTTTTTAATGTAATCATCTTTAGTGTTGAGATAACCTATCGTCATTCGCCCGTTTCTTGGCAGGGAAACAACGAGATCGTAAAATTCCGTCCTGCTTCTAGGCCTTTCACGATGAATCTTTTCAATCAAAATTTTATCCGCAGCTCTTGATGTGTGAGGAATTACAATTTCCCTCAAAGATAAATCTAAAAGCCCGATAATTAATCCGCAGAAAAGAAACATTGATATTATTCGCCATAGGTTTATTCCGGCTGCTTTTAAAGCGGTAATTTCTCCGTGACGGGCAAACTCCCCCAGAGAAAATAAGACTGCAAGAAAAACTGAAACAGGGAGGACTTGAATACTCCACCAAGGAAGATTAAGAAAAAGAAATTTAAAAACCTCAAAAAATGATGATTTTTGTTCAAGGTAAAAAGTTAAATTCCTAAAAAATTCAGAAATAACGACAAGAATTCCGAAAACCGCTGAACTAAAAAACAGAGGTTTAAGAAATTCTTTTATTAAATAAACATAAATAAGCTTCATTATTTTTTAATCATCCTTTTCCAGAAAAATATTCCGCAAGAAAGCATTGCTAAATTCGGAAGCCATAGAATAAATTTCGGAGGTAAATATTCTTTTTCACCCGTATTTAACGCAATAATTAAAATCATATAATAAAAAGATATTACTAGAATGCTTAATCCGAATCCTGCCGAC includes these proteins:
- the tmk gene encoding dTMP kinase; translated protein: MKKGIFITFEGIDGCGKSTQSKLIYDYLKKNGHKVVYTREPGGTKFAEYIRNILLNPKNQISPLAELFLYESGRAEHVKRTILPAIKSKSIIICDRFFDATIAYQGYGRGLDIKMIEKLNYFASQGIIPDLTILLDISASEGLKRVKKLKKNDRMEKEKISFYNKVRRGYLLLAKKFPKR
- a CDS encoding M6 family metalloprotease domain-containing protein, with product MKKYFIVLLFFVIFLSADFLFAAPPINWEWRKENPNIANTERTMTAEQLKSLEKVGAVRAPGKLGLTPPTTKQIIVVRVQFSDKFFLKDMAAGKTDAEVFFQQMRDYFGENSYTLFTASATVSASTYTLSAISNYNHETDADYQRLLTDTVNISSGDINYALYDHIMIFHAGQGQEMHGTSEDIWSAFYPMNFSVNGKSFNGFTVVPELAPVGTSPLGVICHEYGHQLGLPDIYDTSVLGGKSVCGTWTLMDYPYGVDNTGINPPHLDPWCKNYLGFLDLSSRIGSTANSALTWNSIETSQPLGFYKLPIEVASSSEYFVAEYRNTTAAGAVYDKKIPGTGLVIWHIDDAIASNTTRLSNNDINSGKPHLGIDLVEANGSFVAPGQASNAFVSGDNFTTPLSNSFEGIESGISIAGILITGGSASGTLAMISAESGLNLKKLINYPNPAGIGYSHPRSSLGIITTIVLKASRPPRELELTLYDLAGEKIKSVTKDKIALKVDKSKDYNWFYEYDWDGKNEDGKNVAPGIYLYRIKADNETSVGKLAIVR
- a CDS encoding LptF/LptG family permease, with the protein product MKLIYVYLIKEFLKPLFFSSAVFGILVVISEFFRNLTFYLEQKSSFFEVFKFLFLNLPWWSIQVLPVSVFLAVLFSLGEFARHGEITALKAAGINLWRIISMFLFCGLIIGLLDLSLREIVIPHTSRAADKILIEKIHRERPRSRTEFYDLVVSLPRNGRMTIGYLNTKDDYIKKGVIDFFDPQFNLIKQIVFESAYYKNRQWYFSNGVERIFKEGGFNENYFQEKILVLYVKPEDFVLDDIRPEQKTTRYYKNYIRQLETLGIPSENERIQFNLRFSSIFSYLIAMLIGIPFAVSVSKRFGKILSFIFALIFGFIYWAFQAVGQSMGQNKVISPFIAAWLSNIIFGLVGFYLLSKVRK